One genomic segment of Verrucomicrobiia bacterium includes these proteins:
- a CDS encoding 2-isopropylmalate synthase — protein MRKAMKIPPIKKLIYDWNHVTSVPKRKKAVSLADETLRDGLQSPSIVDPPLAKKIEILHLMERLGIQSVDLGLPGAGVHAKEHILALAKEIVAGKMKIRPYCAVRTVLSDLEPLVEISAKAGIPIEAATFIGSSPIRIYAEEWTLNQMLKLTEEAVTFCVKHKLPVMYVTEDTTRAAPEVIRKLYTTAIECGAKRITVCDTVGYVIPPGVKAVIRFVQRVVKKTGEKVKIDWHGHRDRDLSVINSIAAVEAGVDQVHATGIGIGERVGNTPMDLLLVNLKLEGYIKQDLTALPEYLQKISEAVGKPIPDNYPVFGKDAFRTATGVHAAAVIKAKKKGDNWLADRVYSGVPAGLFGRAQQIEVGFMSGASNVNFWLESRGVKPTPKLVASILDQAKHSDHILTDEEIWSVVKQNQNH, from the coding sequence ATGCGGAAAGCGATGAAAATCCCCCCTATCAAGAAACTGATTTACGACTGGAATCACGTAACCTCCGTTCCCAAGCGTAAGAAGGCCGTAAGCTTGGCGGATGAAACCTTGCGCGACGGGTTGCAATCCCCGTCCATTGTCGACCCGCCCTTAGCCAAGAAAATTGAAATCTTACACCTGATGGAGCGGCTCGGCATCCAATCCGTCGATTTGGGCCTTCCCGGCGCCGGCGTTCATGCCAAGGAACACATTCTGGCGCTGGCCAAGGAAATCGTGGCGGGCAAAATGAAAATCCGCCCTTACTGCGCCGTCCGTACTGTTCTTTCCGACCTCGAGCCGCTGGTGGAAATTTCCGCGAAGGCCGGAATTCCGATAGAAGCCGCCACTTTCATCGGCTCGTCACCGATACGGATATACGCCGAGGAATGGACCTTAAATCAGATGTTGAAACTGACCGAGGAGGCCGTCACCTTTTGCGTCAAACACAAATTGCCGGTGATGTATGTGACCGAAGACACCACCCGCGCCGCGCCGGAGGTGATCCGCAAGCTCTATACCACGGCCATCGAATGCGGCGCCAAGCGAATCACCGTTTGCGATACGGTGGGTTATGTTATCCCGCCCGGCGTCAAAGCGGTCATCAGGTTTGTCCAGCGGGTGGTCAAAAAAACCGGTGAAAAAGTGAAAATCGACTGGCACGGCCACCGCGACCGGGATTTGTCGGTGATTAACTCAATTGCCGCCGTTGAGGCTGGGGTTGACCAAGTGCACGCCACCGGTATCGGCATCGGCGAGCGGGTGGGCAACACCCCGATGGATTTGCTCCTGGTGAACTTGAAACTGGAGGGGTACATCAAGCAGGATTTGACCGCCCTGCCGGAGTATTTGCAGAAAATCTCCGAGGCCGTCGGCAAGCCGATTCCGGACAACTATCCGGTCTTTGGCAAGGACGCCTTCCGCACCGCCACCGGCGTCCACGCCGCCGCCGTGATTAAAGCCAAAAAGAAGGGGGATAACTGGCTCGCCGACCGGGTCTATTCCGGCGTTCCCGCCGGGCTTTTCGGCCGCGCCCAGCAAATCGAAGTCGGCTTTATGTCCGGCGCATCGAACGTCAACTTTTGGCTCGAGTCCCGCGGCGTTAAACCAACCCCCAAACTCGTTGCTTCTATTTTGGATCAAGCCAAGCATTCCGACCACATCCTGACCGATGAAGAAATCTGGTCTGTGGTGAAACAGAACCAGAATCATTAA
- a CDS encoding acyl-CoA dehydrogenase, with the protein MDFALSEDERLIQETAREFAQKKLFPRALEFDAEEKLDLNVIREMGELGFLGITIPERYGGAGMDYIAYALVVEQLAQGCSSHTAVVELHNSLYAGPILSHGTEEQKQKYLPAVAIGQKLGAFALTEPNAGSDAAGLETTAKADGDFYILNGTKIYATDANLAHFVLTFATVDKSRGYKGITCFMVEKGTPGLTVGTIEKKMGFKASPTTELHYQDVRVPKENIIGQVGKGFSIALEALDGGRISIGCQAMGIAQAAFNLAVKYSKERKQFGKFLSEFQGIQFMLADMATDISAARNLVYHAAYLKSRGKPFILAASQAKLYASEMATRVTHKAIQILGGYGYIRDYHVERYYRDARVTELFEGTSEIQRLVIARELLKNFRN; encoded by the coding sequence ATGGATTTTGCGCTCTCGGAAGACGAGCGGCTGATTCAGGAAACCGCCCGCGAGTTTGCCCAGAAAAAGCTTTTCCCCCGCGCCCTCGAATTTGACGCCGAGGAAAAGCTGGACTTGAACGTCATCCGCGAAATGGGGGAACTGGGCTTTCTGGGCATCACCATCCCGGAGCGCTACGGCGGCGCCGGAATGGATTACATTGCCTATGCTTTGGTCGTCGAGCAATTGGCCCAGGGCTGCTCTTCCCACACCGCCGTCGTCGAGTTGCACAATTCCCTTTATGCCGGCCCTATTCTCTCCCACGGCACTGAAGAGCAAAAACAAAAATATCTTCCCGCTGTGGCCATCGGCCAGAAGCTGGGGGCTTTTGCTCTGACCGAACCGAACGCCGGCTCGGATGCCGCTGGATTGGAGACCACCGCAAAAGCGGACGGTGATTTCTACATTCTGAACGGCACCAAAATCTACGCCACTGACGCCAACTTGGCCCACTTTGTTCTGACCTTCGCCACGGTGGACAAAAGCAGGGGCTACAAAGGTATAACCTGCTTTATGGTGGAAAAGGGAACGCCCGGTTTGACGGTCGGAACCATCGAAAAGAAAATGGGATTCAAGGCCTCGCCAACCACAGAACTGCATTATCAGGACGTGCGCGTCCCAAAAGAAAACATTATCGGGCAGGTCGGCAAAGGCTTCAGCATCGCCTTGGAGGCCTTGGACGGCGGCCGCATCTCCATCGGCTGCCAGGCTATGGGGATTGCCCAGGCCGCTTTTAATCTGGCGGTGAAATACTCAAAAGAGCGCAAGCAGTTCGGCAAATTCCTGTCCGAATTCCAGGGCATCCAGTTTATGCTGGCTGATATGGCCACCGATATTTCCGCCGCCCGTAACCTCGTTTATCACGCCGCATACTTGAAATCCCGCGGCAAACCGTTCATTCTCGCCGCCTCGCAGGCCAAGTTATATGCCTCCGAAATGGCTACAAGAGTAACCCACAAGGCGATTCAAATTCTGGGCGGCTACGGCTACATCCGCGACTATCACGTAGAACGTTACTACCGCGATGCCCGCGTGACCGAACTTTTCGAGGGTACTTCCGAAATCCAGCGGCTCGTGATTGCCCGTGAACTGTTGAAAAATTTTCGTAATTGA